In the bacterium genome, CAGCCGGGGGCTCCCACTCTCCGAGCCCGGGCGGGCCGTCACAGCTGTCGAGCCTCACTCAATTCGCGCTCGCTCACGGGGATGAGGTGTCCGAGACATCACGCTTGTACCTTCTCAGTGGGCCAGCTTAGCTACCGCGGCAGGCAGGATCACCCCACGACCGCGTTCGATGGAGCATCGACTGCACGGATCCCGGACTCCCGGCGCGGGTCGCATCCCGGACGTCCGCGACCGTCAGCTCGAATCGACCAACAGAATCCGAAGCACCGCAAAGGACGAGTAGAGGACGATCATCGCGATTGCCTCGTTCCGCTGAAGTCCACGCTTTCGGACGAAGAACACCAGTGCGGCTAGCGTCAGGAGCGCGAGGAACGGGAGGTCGATGACGAGCGTCGAGGCGCTCACGGACAGCGGGTAGATCATTCCGCTGACTCCGAGAGGCACCAACAGATCGAAGATGTTGCTGCCGATGATGTTGCCTACTGAGAGTCCGGTTCGCCCCTTGGCGGCCGCACCGAGAGACAGGGCGAGCTCCGGGAGGCTGGTCCCGGCGCCGATGAGAAGCAGCCCGACCACCGTCTGGTCCCATCCCTGCAGCTTCGCGAGCGCGACGGCGCCGCCCACGACGAACTCGGCCGAAAACACGACGAGGACGAGTCCGCCGAGAATGCCCAGTACGAGAAGCGTCTCTCCCCCTCGAGGTTTCGAGGACGCCTTCGGTCCCGATCGCTCCGCCTGGAGGAGAGAGACGAAGTAGATCGCGTACGCACCGAGTAGCGCTCCGCTCTCGAGCCGGTCCAACTGCCCGTCTGCAGCGAGGAGAGCGACGACGGCGATCGAGAACACGAGAACCCCGCCGTCACGGCGAATCATGCGGGGAGCGAGACGTAGATATCCGAACAGGCCCGCTACGCCGAGCACGAGGCTGCCCTGCGTAATCGCGCTGCCGACCGCGTTCCCGACGACGATCCCCGCTGTTTCAACACCGCCCAGTTGGGAGAGTCCACCCTGGATGGCCACGACGAGTTCCGGCAGGTCGGTCCCGACAGCCAGCACCGTGAGTCCGAGGAATCCGTGAGAGAGTCCGCGTCGCTCGGCCAACTCGATGGTGCTTCGCAATGCGAGCTCCGTCCCCAGCCAGAGACCCATGATTCCGGCTACGACGAAGACGAAATGCACCACGCTACGCCGCCTTCGGCGAGCCACCGCCGTCGCCCCGTGGGCGAAGGCCCAGGCGCCACCACACGGGGACGAGGGCCGCTGCCACGACGAGCAGGAAAACGATCCATAGGCCGCGGCTCGCGGGCCAGCCGACAGGGGCGGGACTTCCGACCAGGGCACTGCCCAGCCCTGCGAGCACGGCAAAGCTGCACCCAGCCCCGGCCACGGTCGCAATGAGCCCCCGTGCGAGGCGCCGCCGCGGCAGGCGGGCTTCTGTGACGGGGCTCCAGAAGCCCGGCGGGCGCGCTCGCTCGAAGAAGGCGGCGAGCGTCGCGAACGGTTCCTGCGGCCCGTACACGGAGACGGCGATGCCGACCGAGGTCGAACCGATCGCCATGAGCAGCAGGCGCAGGACTTCGCGGTCGGACGGAACCATCATCAAGAGCACGGGCGCGAGAATCAGCGAGGCCAGGATCGTAGAAAGCTCGCCCCAAGCCGTCACGCGCCACCACACCCAGCGCAGTACGAGCATCACGCCCATGCCGGCACCGAGCAGCAGGCTGGTCTGCCAGGCCGTCTGGATCGAATCGAGCTGCGTCATGACGAACATCGCGACGGCGAGGATGCCCAGGGTCGAGAGGCGCGCGACCGTGACGAGTTCGCGCGGTGCCGGCTCGCGGCCGCGCACACCGCGGCACCAGACACGCGCGTAGAGATCGTTCGTCCAGTAGGACGCGCCCCAGTTCAGGTGCGTGTCGATGGTGGACGCGAGCGCAGCGAGCATCGCCGTGAGCATGAGGCCCAGGGCACCGACCGGCAGCAGGTCGGCCATGCCGCGCACGAAGGTCACCTCGC is a window encoding:
- a CDS encoding sodium:calcium antiporter, with the translated sequence MARRRRRSVVHFVFVVAGIMGLWLGTELALRSTIELAERRGLSHGFLGLTVLAVGTDLPELVVAIQGGLSQLGGVETAGIVVGNAVGSAITQGSLVLGVAGLFGYLRLAPRMIRRDGGVLVFSIAVVALLAADGQLDRLESGALLGAYAIYFVSLLQAERSGPKASSKPRGGETLLVLGILGGLVLVVFSAEFVVGGAVALAKLQGWDQTVVGLLLIGAGTSLPELALSLGAAAKGRTGLSVGNIIGSNIFDLLVPLGVSGMIYPLSVSASTLVIDLPFLALLTLAALVFFVRKRGLQRNEAIAMIVLYSSFAVLRILLVDSS